Proteins from one Mucilaginibacter jinjuensis genomic window:
- a CDS encoding sensor histidine kinase — protein MLNVKDRTDSLVINAMLGAFAVTALFLTILYLLQRRLWRQHQKLQNEKLAYQKSLMEAIIDTQEEERQRIGRNLHDDIGAMLATLRFRFDHFLSGQPANDASEKGRNLIKTLIDRLATEIRRMSHQLSPDILTLLPLSEAVQQLFTDIQSPRIEIRYPEDGLLQLNFFQTNDAVALYRIMEELIQNTLKHADASLISLEVKTLPGQLLLTYRDNGKGCWISNKKPKGLGLKNLETRVRVLGGDYTIESLPALGFKFEFTVPNPKL, from the coding sequence ATGTTAAATGTTAAAGACCGAACCGATAGCCTTGTCATCAACGCGATGTTGGGTGCGTTCGCCGTTACGGCGCTTTTTCTAACCATCCTTTATTTGCTGCAACGCCGGTTATGGCGACAGCATCAAAAACTTCAAAATGAGAAGCTGGCTTATCAGAAATCGTTAATGGAAGCAATAATTGATACGCAGGAGGAAGAAAGACAGCGAATTGGGCGGAATCTGCACGATGATATCGGCGCAATGCTGGCGACATTGCGTTTTAGGTTTGATCATTTTTTATCCGGCCAGCCGGCAAACGATGCATCAGAAAAAGGGCGAAACCTGATTAAAACGCTTATAGACCGGCTTGCAACCGAAATCAGAAGGATGTCGCACCAGCTTAGCCCGGATATTTTAACTCTGCTTCCCCTTAGCGAGGCCGTGCAGCAGCTTTTTACAGATATACAATCGCCCCGGATAGAGATCCGGTATCCGGAAGATGGTCTGCTTCAGCTCAACTTTTTTCAGACGAATGACGCCGTTGCATTGTACCGGATCATGGAAGAACTTATACAGAATACGCTGAAACACGCCGACGCATCGCTTATTTCGTTAGAAGTAAAAACACTGCCAGGTCAGCTTTTATTAACCTACCGGGATAATGGCAAAGGCTGTTGGATCTCTAATAAAAAGCCCAAGGGCCTAGGACTGAAAAACCTGGAAACAAGGGTGCGGGTACTTGGCGGAGATTATACCATAGAGTCGTTGCCCGCTCTGGGTTTTAAATTTGAATTTACGGTTCCAAACCCCAAATTGTAA
- a CDS encoding response regulator transcription factor, whose translation MAEQINIIIAEDQHLLRQTLTSMLDEVDDFQVSYDVSDGKSLLAFLKDAPTLPYILLLDISLPDINGLELCPIITRDFPHVRIIVVSIHQQESLIARMITLGASAYLNKNVDFDLLVQAIRAVYAHKFFMDDHVIKILQNSQRHLINEKKKNNQIDIDLSIREIEVLTLICREMNSMEIADRLFISARTVDGHRNRMLLKTKSKNVAGLVMFAIKHNLVELI comes from the coding sequence ATGGCAGAACAGATAAACATCATTATTGCCGAAGACCAGCATTTACTACGGCAAACGTTGACCAGCATGCTAGATGAGGTTGACGATTTCCAAGTATCCTATGATGTAAGCGATGGGAAATCGCTGTTGGCCTTTTTAAAAGACGCGCCTACATTACCCTATATTTTGCTGTTGGATATCAGTCTTCCGGATATCAATGGTTTGGAGCTATGCCCGATAATCACTCGCGATTTTCCACATGTAAGGATCATCGTGGTTTCCATTCATCAACAGGAGAGCCTGATCGCCAGAATGATTACCCTGGGCGCCAGCGCCTACCTAAATAAGAATGTCGATTTTGATTTACTTGTTCAGGCCATAAGGGCTGTGTACGCGCATAAATTCTTTATGGACGACCATGTAATAAAAATACTTCAAAACAGCCAGCGACATTTAATCAACGAGAAAAAAAAGAATAATCAGATCGATATTGATCTATCGATCAGGGAAATTGAGGTGCTGACACTTATTTGCCGGGAAATGAACAGCATGGAAATAGCCGACCGACTGTTTATCAGCGCCAGAACAGTAGATGGCCACCGAAACAGAATGCTGTTAAAAACAAAGAGCAAAAACGTAGCTGGACTGGTTATGTTCGCCATAAAACATAACCTGGTTGAGCTGATATAA
- a CDS encoding AlwI family type II restriction endonuclease encodes MARIDSKVIFLTTSPRTPSKMIPEIQLLSEHFSGLRWNTDNQRAFMDLLKEENFFNGEGANDPAFSARDRINRGPKSLGFVILSPVIALTPAGRELIDAPRKEEIFLRQLLKFQVPSPFHRPTANSAEFWVKPYLEIFRLVRHFGSLKFDELVMFGLQLVDYRQFDQIVSKIDAFRIAKAQNEGNYRRFKAEYLDAELRLIYENDIIAGNTRTRETEDASISKFLKTKASNMRDYADACVRYLRATGLVNISHLGKSISIVPEKTAEVDYFLANTDRNPVFIDNEASYTIYLGNTQLPLLLTDNRELLLERLAAEFPEIAIPLGVNLPELKELLSNARESRKEQFISEQVSAIKDYRLFDDINTTFSQILDNDLYDTPLMLEWNTWRAMTMLDGGNIKANLKFDDFGQPMSTAQGNMADIQCDYEEFGLTVEVTMQSGQRQYETEGESVTRHLAKYKRENNKPAYCLFIAPNINESVIAHFYGLHKLHIAYYGGTSTIVPLPLRVFLKMIEDSHNAAYVPEPRHIQRFFEHSNELAAATNSEVEWYTGITEAALNWLFQDRQNIS; translated from the coding sequence ATGGCTAGGATTGATAGTAAAGTGATCTTCCTGACCACTTCCCCCAGAACACCGTCTAAAATGATTCCCGAAATACAGCTTTTGAGCGAGCATTTCTCCGGACTTCGCTGGAATACTGACAATCAAAGGGCATTCATGGATTTGCTGAAAGAAGAAAACTTTTTCAATGGGGAGGGTGCTAACGACCCCGCTTTCAGCGCGCGTGACAGAATAAATCGCGGTCCCAAATCCTTGGGTTTTGTAATATTATCGCCAGTAATCGCCCTAACCCCTGCCGGCCGGGAGCTGATAGATGCTCCAAGAAAAGAAGAGATATTTTTAAGGCAGTTATTAAAATTTCAAGTACCCTCTCCCTTCCATCGGCCAACAGCTAATTCTGCTGAGTTCTGGGTTAAACCCTACTTAGAAATATTTCGTTTAGTTCGTCATTTTGGGTCGCTGAAATTTGATGAGCTGGTTATGTTCGGTCTGCAGTTGGTTGATTATAGACAGTTTGATCAGATTGTTTCCAAAATAGATGCCTTTAGGATTGCCAAGGCGCAGAACGAAGGTAACTATCGCCGCTTCAAAGCCGAATACTTAGATGCCGAACTCCGCTTAATATATGAGAACGATATCATTGCTGGCAATACCAGGACACGAGAAACTGAGGACGCTTCCATATCTAAATTCCTGAAAACCAAGGCCAGTAATATGCGTGATTACGCAGATGCCTGCGTTCGTTATCTTAGAGCTACAGGCTTGGTCAATATATCGCATTTGGGTAAATCGATATCCATTGTACCTGAAAAAACCGCGGAGGTAGATTATTTTTTAGCGAACACAGACCGTAATCCTGTCTTTATCGATAACGAAGCAAGCTATACCATTTATCTAGGTAATACTCAATTGCCACTGCTCTTAACAGATAATCGGGAATTATTGTTGGAAAGATTGGCTGCTGAGTTTCCTGAAATAGCTATACCGTTAGGCGTCAATCTTCCTGAACTGAAAGAGCTTTTGTCCAATGCCCGCGAATCACGTAAGGAACAGTTTATTAGCGAACAAGTATCAGCTATAAAAGATTATCGACTGTTTGATGATATCAATACTACTTTTTCACAAATATTGGATAATGACCTTTATGATACGCCATTAATGCTTGAATGGAATACTTGGCGGGCAATGACGATGCTTGATGGAGGGAATATTAAAGCTAATTTAAAATTTGACGACTTTGGACAGCCAATGTCTACCGCGCAGGGCAATATGGCTGATATCCAATGTGATTACGAAGAATTCGGTTTGACAGTGGAAGTAACAATGCAGAGCGGACAACGTCAGTATGAAACTGAAGGTGAATCAGTGACTCGCCATTTAGCTAAATATAAGCGCGAAAATAACAAGCCAGCATATTGCCTTTTTATCGCTCCTAATATCAATGAGTCAGTAATTGCGCATTTTTATGGGCTTCACAAATTACATATCGCATACTATGGCGGCACTTCAACGATTGTGCCTTTGCCATTGCGGGTGTTTCTAAAAATGATTGAGGATTCACACAATGCAGCTTACGTGCCCGAACCTAGACATATTCAACGTTTTTTTGAACATTCAAACGAGTTGGCGGCTGCAACGAACAGTGAGGTAGAATGGTATACTGGCATTACCGAAGCGGCCTTAAATTGGCTTTTTCAGGATAGACAAAACATATCTTAA
- a CDS encoding DNA adenine methylase codes for MKPLIKYRGGKSKELPHLVKHIPDFSGRYIEPFFGGGALYFYLEPQNAIINDINSKLMSFYSMVKSDYNTLSAELQSIERIYSNNRKRFEQLKANSPDSRVNDENEAFYYELRNMYNELIDKKYSDGALYFYINKTAYSGMIRHNAKGEFNVPYGRYANLNTSLITEAHQKLLGTTEIFNSDYKEIFQLAKKDDFMFLDPPYNCIFSDYGNIEHKDGFTEKNHIELASAYRRLKCKALMVIGRTPLTEKLYGDLIIDEYDKSYAVNIRNRFKASASHILLANYKSSGEMRYLNPKPQIELAS; via the coding sequence ATGAAACCGCTAATCAAGTATCGGGGCGGCAAGTCCAAGGAATTGCCGCACCTCGTCAAACATATACCGGACTTTTCCGGACGTTATATTGAGCCGTTTTTCGGCGGGGGAGCATTATATTTTTACCTCGAGCCCCAAAACGCAATAATCAATGACATAAACAGTAAGCTAATGTCATTTTACTCAATGGTCAAATCAGACTATAACACTTTGTCGGCAGAGTTGCAGTCAATTGAGCGAATTTACTCCAACAATCGCAAACGTTTTGAGCAATTAAAAGCTAACAGCCCGGATAGCCGCGTAAATGATGAGAACGAGGCTTTCTATTATGAGCTGAGGAACATGTATAATGAGTTGATAGATAAAAAATACTCTGACGGAGCATTGTATTTCTACATTAACAAAACAGCTTATTCTGGAATGATTCGTCATAATGCCAAAGGCGAATTTAACGTGCCATATGGACGTTATGCGAATTTAAATACATCGTTGATCACCGAAGCTCATCAAAAATTGCTCGGAACTACAGAAATCTTCAATAGCGATTACAAGGAAATTTTTCAACTTGCTAAAAAAGATGATTTTATGTTTCTAGACCCACCATATAATTGTATTTTTTCTGATTACGGAAACATTGAGCATAAAGATGGCTTTACAGAAAAGAACCATATTGAATTAGCCTCGGCCTATCGTAGGCTTAAGTGCAAAGCGCTGATGGTTATAGGCCGTACACCTTTGACTGAAAAGCTATATGGCGATTTAATCATCGATGAATATGATAAATCTTACGCAGTAAACATTCGGAATCGCTTTAAGGCTTCAGCTTCCCACATCCTGTTGGCTAACTACAAAAGCAGCGGAGAAATGCGATATTTAAATCCTAAACCTCAAATCGAATTGGCTTCTTAA
- a CDS encoding TrlF family AAA-like ATPase produces the protein MNQGAKYYRCDFQVHTPRDLQFIGNEYVTEDARKEYSNRFVKACREKHVDAVAITDHHDLAFFNYIKSAAQNEEDDNGLPVDAEKRIIVFPGLELTLDLPCQALILFDADLDINETVKIKIYTALGIQNHNPDSHSKAAQHSRLPFKRINDIYEKLNTIEDLKYRFIVFPNLKENGGDSILREGFHNEYANGVFVGGYLDRGQYNTQSSRVGWNNVVNGKVEAYGFRSMGLFQTSDNRTDTFEHLGVSSTWVKWTEPTAEALRQACLAKKSRILQQEPNLPVTHIQEFKVSGSNFLKDMHLDFNPQFNVAIGGRGTGKSSLLQYISWALGKDIDVPKRADLENFIKNTLNNGLVEITVNKTGIPHYIRRSTSLYEMKIGNADWQSTNSQNVATIIRSDSFSQKELSKHDKDKTNQLNRIIENAVQSDLESIRRKIEENGNKIREVATIYESYLANLKTAKDLKIQITSLTIQIVRLNELLNEMPSEDQVVIKSNTLINEEKNIISISEYQMAQIANQIEHIINNLNFKRPEYKSEAIQNYAAVKTFLNAQDQNLTKIKKGLLYSLQNISSEDSVRYKKALTDLHEEHDERYKEAKERQQTFESTIKEIEELRARLRILTDDRYRITQLIEAEKGVQKELNQLFFARNELNKSLYILFKKAVDDIASKSERTLEIKLSTLTNIEDILGSFIENVTGSKGQPQRTQAFFQGLLNGNNTYKNLLKFWLSLYKKTASTESVDNILAEYGLSNNSLLETDWERISEYFSNSSTIIEFALDLPTYNLELIYCKDDKSKIPFQDASYGQQAGSILTILLNQEFGPLIIDQPEDDLDNKVIHQITENIVAAKHKRQLIFSSHNANIAVNGDAELILVFDHNSDKSAGEVSSFGSIDMDGIKNQVKEIMEGGKVAFEMRKTKYGF, from the coding sequence ATGAATCAAGGCGCGAAATATTATAGATGCGATTTTCAAGTGCACACCCCTAGGGATTTACAGTTCATAGGAAACGAATACGTTACAGAAGATGCACGAAAGGAGTATTCCAACAGATTTGTCAAAGCATGCCGTGAGAAACATGTAGATGCAGTAGCGATAACAGATCACCATGATTTAGCATTTTTCAACTACATAAAGAGCGCGGCTCAAAATGAAGAAGACGATAACGGTTTACCAGTTGATGCGGAAAAAAGAATTATTGTTTTTCCTGGATTAGAACTGACTCTCGACTTGCCTTGTCAAGCCTTGATCTTATTTGATGCCGATTTAGATATTAACGAAACTGTTAAAATTAAAATCTATACAGCGCTAGGAATTCAAAATCATAATCCTGACAGCCATTCTAAAGCTGCTCAGCATAGTCGGCTCCCTTTCAAAAGAATAAATGACATATACGAAAAATTAAATACCATTGAAGACCTTAAATACCGCTTTATCGTATTTCCTAATCTTAAAGAAAACGGAGGCGACTCTATTTTACGTGAAGGTTTTCACAATGAATATGCAAACGGCGTTTTTGTCGGCGGGTATTTAGATAGAGGACAATACAATACCCAAAGTTCAAGAGTAGGATGGAATAACGTTGTCAATGGAAAAGTCGAAGCATACGGTTTTCGTTCCATGGGTTTATTTCAAACATCTGACAACCGGACAGATACCTTTGAACACTTAGGGGTATCTTCAACGTGGGTAAAATGGACGGAACCAACCGCCGAAGCCTTAAGGCAAGCTTGTCTAGCAAAAAAATCCCGAATATTACAACAGGAGCCAAATTTACCAGTAACTCACATTCAGGAATTTAAAGTTAGCGGAAGTAACTTTTTAAAAGATATGCACCTCGATTTCAACCCTCAATTTAATGTTGCCATCGGGGGGCGTGGGACAGGGAAGTCTTCATTGCTGCAATACATTTCATGGGCTTTGGGAAAGGATATTGACGTACCTAAAAGGGCAGATTTAGAAAACTTTATTAAGAACACGTTAAATAATGGCCTCGTGGAGATAACCGTAAATAAAACAGGAATTCCCCATTATATACGTCGCTCTACTAGCTTATACGAAATGAAGATTGGTAATGCTGATTGGCAATCAACAAACAGCCAAAATGTAGCTACTATCATCAGATCGGATTCTTTTTCTCAAAAGGAATTAAGCAAACACGATAAAGACAAAACAAATCAACTAAATCGGATAATTGAGAATGCAGTACAAAGTGATCTCGAATCTATCAGGCGCAAAATCGAAGAAAATGGCAATAAAATTAGAGAAGTTGCAACTATTTATGAATCATACCTAGCGAATCTGAAAACTGCTAAGGATTTAAAAATCCAGATAACTTCTTTAACCATACAAATAGTCAGGTTAAACGAATTGCTTAATGAAATGCCCTCTGAGGATCAAGTCGTCATAAAAAGCAATACATTGATTAATGAAGAGAAAAATATCATCAGTATATCTGAGTACCAAATGGCGCAAATCGCAAATCAAATAGAACATATAATAAATAATTTAAATTTTAAGCGACCTGAGTACAAATCGGAGGCCATCCAAAATTATGCGGCAGTCAAAACTTTTCTAAATGCACAGGATCAAAACCTTACTAAAATTAAAAAAGGCCTGTTGTATTCGTTACAAAATATATCCTCAGAGGATTCTGTACGCTATAAAAAAGCTTTAACTGATTTACATGAAGAACACGATGAACGCTATAAGGAAGCCAAAGAAAGGCAACAAACGTTTGAATCAACCATTAAAGAAATAGAGGAGTTGCGTGCGAGATTACGCATTCTGACTGACGATAGATATAGAATAACGCAACTGATTGAAGCGGAAAAGGGAGTTCAAAAGGAATTAAATCAGTTATTTTTCGCACGAAATGAGTTGAATAAAAGCTTATATATATTATTCAAGAAAGCGGTCGATGACATTGCTTCGAAAAGTGAAAGAACGTTAGAAATTAAGTTGTCTACCCTTACAAACATTGAAGATATCTTAGGCTCGTTCATCGAAAATGTAACAGGTAGCAAAGGACAACCACAAAGAACACAAGCTTTTTTTCAAGGATTATTGAATGGTAATAATACCTACAAAAATCTATTGAAATTTTGGCTGTCGCTATACAAAAAAACAGCATCTACCGAAAGCGTCGACAATATATTAGCTGAGTACGGTTTATCCAACAATTCTCTTCTTGAAACGGATTGGGAAAGGATTTCAGAGTACTTCAGTAACTCTTCGACCATTATTGAATTTGCATTGGATCTACCGACTTATAACCTTGAACTAATATATTGTAAGGATGATAAAAGTAAAATTCCATTCCAAGATGCATCATATGGGCAACAAGCAGGCTCAATCTTAACCATTTTGTTAAATCAAGAATTTGGACCATTGATTATAGATCAGCCGGAAGATGATTTAGACAATAAGGTTATTCATCAAATCACAGAAAACATTGTTGCTGCTAAGCACAAACGACAGTTAATTTTTAGTAGTCATAACGCCAACATAGCCGTTAATGGAGATGCAGAATTAATCTTGGTTTTTGATCACAATTCCGACAAATCCGCTGGAGAAGTTAGCTCTTTTGGTTCTATTGATATGGACGGCATTAAAAACCAGGTTAAAGAAATTATGGAAGGTGGTAAGGTTGCATTTGAAATGCGAAAAACTAAGTATGGATTTTAA
- a CDS encoding SEFIR domain-containing protein produces the protein MSTTTKKVFISYSWSTPEHDDWVLSLAHQLLNDGIDVVLDKWDLKEGQDKFHFMESMVSSCDIDKVLMICDKKYADKADSRLGGVGTETQIITSQVYNKVSQEKFIPVVAEVDEHGQPFLPTYLKSLIYINLSSSENYPLEYEKLLRNILNRPSLSKPKLGTPPSYLYEDSPVNFKTTTMVRGMEVQLDKFPGRVNLFVKDFLAEFDRNLIDFKIENPSNLYLEIGKQILDKLTQYLPLRDDYLSFIDKLTKDDRGFDTDILIRFFENLPLHLSPRGDNYQSWQSGSFEHFKFINHELFIYTVAIALKNDNYRILESLLLSKYFFKSRGQGQVEALDYDRLRSHFDLLDQYYNQLRGRRSDNVYADVLISRVPDFLTKDDLVAGDLLCYHIGQLNNVDWYPIVYGYNGRHRGDFEFFNRIISKRHFEKVKNLLGVSNSSQFKDKLLQIIAKGAEQGYGSFRSRLPSLEYYIKPDNIASLS, from the coding sequence ATGTCAACAACTACAAAAAAAGTTTTTATTTCTTATAGCTGGTCAACACCTGAACATGATGACTGGGTGCTTTCTTTGGCACACCAATTATTAAATGATGGTATTGATGTCGTCTTAGACAAATGGGATCTCAAAGAAGGACAAGATAAATTTCATTTTATGGAATCTATGGTGAGTTCGTGTGATATTGACAAAGTATTGATGATATGCGATAAAAAATATGCAGATAAAGCCGACAGTAGATTAGGTGGCGTCGGTACAGAAACTCAAATTATAACATCACAGGTATATAATAAAGTAAGCCAGGAAAAATTCATTCCTGTTGTCGCCGAGGTTGACGAACATGGACAACCATTTTTACCGACTTATCTGAAATCGCTTATATATATAAATCTTTCCTCAAGTGAGAATTACCCTTTGGAGTATGAAAAGTTGTTGCGAAACATATTAAATCGTCCAAGTTTGAGCAAGCCAAAACTTGGGACACCACCATCTTATCTATACGAAGACAGTCCGGTGAATTTCAAGACAACAACCATGGTACGAGGGATGGAGGTGCAACTGGATAAGTTTCCAGGACGTGTAAATCTTTTTGTGAAAGACTTTTTGGCTGAATTTGACAGGAATCTAATCGATTTCAAAATTGAAAATCCAAGCAATCTTTATCTAGAAATTGGCAAACAAATACTTGACAAATTAACCCAGTATTTGCCATTGAGAGATGATTATTTGAGCTTTATTGACAAACTTACAAAGGATGATCGAGGTTTTGATACCGACATCCTTATAAGATTTTTCGAAAATTTGCCCCTCCATTTGAGCCCTCGGGGAGACAATTATCAATCTTGGCAAAGCGGATCTTTCGAGCATTTTAAATTCATAAACCACGAGCTTTTTATTTATACGGTAGCAATCGCGCTTAAAAATGATAATTACCGAATTTTGGAAAGTTTATTATTGTCAAAATATTTCTTTAAAAGCCGTGGGCAGGGGCAAGTCGAAGCATTGGATTATGACCGTCTAAGAAGTCATTTTGATTTACTCGACCAATATTATAATCAACTTCGAGGAAGGAGGTCCGATAATGTTTATGCAGATGTTTTAATAAGTCGCGTTCCTGACTTCCTTACTAAAGACGATCTTGTTGCTGGCGATCTCTTATGTTACCATATCGGCCAATTAAACAACGTGGATTGGTATCCTATTGTTTATGGCTATAACGGAAGACATCGCGGCGATTTTGAATTTTTTAACCGTATTATCTCTAAAAGGCATTTTGAGAAAGTAAAAAATCTTTTAGGTGTAAGTAATAGCAGTCAATTCAAGGATAAGTTGCTGCAAATAATTGCGAAGGGCGCTGAACAAGGATACGGGAGTTTTCGTAGCCGCTTGCCTTCGTTAGAATATTATATTAAACCAGATAACATAGCTTCATTATCCTAG
- a CDS encoding TlpA family protein disulfide reductase encodes MKLKLCFLLFLCPIFRVLAQEQNHKLPVAAPQYTGLSIGQVVPDVLISQVLNNNGGATRLSDFRGRLLILDFWATSCAGCIQAMPRLDSLQKVSGGRVVILPVTAEKRKRVMAFQKANAFLQGWKFRTVVEDRDLHALFPHRLVPHEVWIDSTGHVMAITDVAAVNVLAIDRALSGKQPNASLKADVLSYQRNKPLLVDGNGAPDSAYRYRSIITAAIPGLPSFISIHYDSLKAVIIVRASNVSVKLLYSLAFKKLRELPKDSLDLGPDRGLYCYELTLPGRSAIRARESVRQDLDRFFNVRSEWIGNVFRLVPLPDYSIPDEPLVL; translated from the coding sequence ATGAAGCTTAAATTATGCTTCCTGCTATTCCTATGCCCAATTTTCAGGGTTTTAGCGCAGGAACAAAATCATAAACTACCGGTTGCTGCGCCGCAATATACCGGGTTAAGTATCGGGCAGGTTGTGCCTGATGTCCTGATTTCACAGGTGCTGAATAATAATGGGGGGGCTACCCGTTTGTCTGACTTTCGCGGCCGTTTACTGATCCTTGATTTTTGGGCAACGTCATGCGCCGGTTGTATACAGGCCATGCCGCGGCTGGATTCTTTGCAAAAGGTATCCGGTGGGAGGGTTGTGATACTCCCGGTGACGGCTGAAAAGCGGAAACGGGTAATGGCTTTCCAGAAAGCAAATGCCTTTTTGCAGGGCTGGAAGTTTCGCACCGTGGTCGAAGACCGCGACCTGCATGCCTTGTTCCCGCATCGTCTGGTGCCGCACGAAGTCTGGATAGACAGCACAGGTCACGTGATGGCCATTACGGATGTGGCGGCCGTTAATGTATTGGCGATAGATCGGGCTTTGTCCGGTAAACAACCGAATGCTTCCCTGAAAGCAGACGTGCTATCTTATCAGCGGAATAAACCTTTGTTAGTGGATGGGAACGGGGCGCCTGATTCGGCTTATCGTTACCGTTCCATTATTACCGCAGCTATTCCCGGTTTGCCGTCCTTTATCAGTATCCATTACGATTCGCTCAAAGCGGTGATCATTGTCCGGGCGTCTAACGTGAGCGTGAAACTCCTGTACTCACTCGCCTTTAAAAAATTAAGGGAACTGCCTAAAGACAGTTTGGATCTTGGGCCGGACCGCGGGCTGTATTGTTACGAGCTGACTTTGCCCGGCCGTTCCGCTATCCGTGCCCGCGAGAGCGTCAGGCAGGACCTCGACCGCTTTTTTAATGTCCGGTCGGAGTGGATAGGCAATGTCTTTCGCCTGGTGCCGCTTCCCGACTATTCTATTCCCGATGAACCACTGGTGCTCTGA